A window of Clostridium sp. 'White wine YQ' contains these coding sequences:
- a CDS encoding FAD-dependent oxidoreductase produces the protein MKVLVVGGGWAGVSSAISARKAGAEVHVFEKTDLLLGLGNIGGIMRNNGRFTAAEELIELGSSELMEICDNNSKHKNIKFPGHEHASLYDVTSIEPDVKKLLLDMGINLHLITRVTDIDQTDKTIKGIHLSSGEYIEGDVIIETTGSTGPMGNCQRFGNGCAMCILRCPSYGPRISISERAGVKDFSGERNDDKLGAFSGSCEVAKDSLSEDLKEVLEKEGVAVLKVPPEDVNYGKLEAKVCQQYALKEFAENIVLLDTGHAKLMTTYYPLEKLRKIPGLEKARYVDPLAGSIGNSIRYLSVAPRDNNMRVIGVDNLFCAGEKSGLFVGHTEAMCTGALAGHNAVRLALGIPLLTLPSSLCVGDLISYANERSKTREGRKTRYTFAGSDYFNRMKSLNLYSTNVEEIKNRVRKVNLDGVFNQKLI, from the coding sequence ATGAAGGTATTAGTTGTAGGTGGAGGATGGGCTGGAGTTTCTTCTGCAATATCAGCTAGAAAAGCTGGTGCAGAGGTACACGTTTTTGAAAAGACAGATTTACTTTTAGGTTTAGGTAATATCGGCGGAATCATGCGTAATAATGGACGTTTTACTGCTGCTGAGGAATTAATTGAACTTGGCTCAAGTGAACTTATGGAAATATGTGATAATAACTCTAAACATAAGAATATAAAGTTTCCTGGACATGAACATGCCTCATTATATGATGTTACTTCAATTGAACCTGATGTAAAAAAATTGCTCTTAGACATGGGAATTAATTTACACCTAATTACACGTGTTACAGATATAGACCAAACTGATAAGACCATAAAAGGTATACATCTTTCTAGCGGAGAATATATTGAAGGAGATGTAATTATAGAAACCACAGGCTCAACTGGTCCTATGGGGAATTGTCAGCGCTTCGGAAATGGCTGTGCTATGTGCATACTTAGATGTCCTTCTTATGGCCCTAGAATATCTATAAGTGAAAGAGCTGGAGTTAAAGATTTTTCTGGAGAAAGAAATGATGATAAATTAGGTGCTTTCTCTGGTTCTTGTGAAGTTGCAAAAGATAGTCTTTCAGAAGATTTAAAAGAGGTTTTAGAAAAAGAAGGAGTTGCTGTATTAAAGGTTCCCCCTGAAGATGTTAACTATGGAAAGCTTGAAGCTAAGGTATGTCAGCAATATGCTTTAAAAGAATTTGCTGAAAATATTGTTTTATTAGATACAGGACATGCAAAATTAATGACAACCTATTACCCACTAGAAAAACTAAGAAAAATACCTGGACTTGAGAAAGCAAGATATGTTGATCCTCTAGCTGGTTCTATAGGAAATTCTATAAGATATCTTTCAGTTGCACCTAGAGATAATAATATGAGAGTTATAGGCGTTGATAATTTATTCTGTGCAGGTGAAAAATCTGGTTTATTTGTAGGACATACTGAAGCTATGTGTACTGGAGCACTTGCTGGACACAACGCTGTTAGGTTAGCTTTAGGTATTCCACTATTAACTCTCCCCTCTTCACTATGTGTTGGGGATTTAATATCCTATGCTAATGAAAGATCTAAAACTCGTGAAGGCAGAAAAACAAGATATACCTTCGCTGGTTCTGATTATTTTAACAGAATGAAATCATTAAATTTATATAGCACTAATGTTGAAGAAATCAAAAACAGAGTGAGAAAAGTTAATTTGGATGGTGTGTTTAATCAAAAGCTTATATAA
- a CDS encoding ROK family protein has protein sequence MKEISGRPNILKRLNSDLIKNTLKELGSATKAELAKETGISLTTVGLILSSLVAEGEVLNQGYDESSGGRRAERYTINVNHSIVAALCVEEKHINFAVGNATGDIFEESRVEIKEPKYTEAVEALIESLISRFDSIKCIGIGVPSAVYNGKLFTGMKLKEWHSFNVKTHLEDKYNLPIIMENDLNAIATGFAHNRLKEAEVTTSYALNMVYINFTTSGIGAGIITNGMLVRGFSHYAGEVSFLQLGNGKTLYEVVKGEHTDEEYADAIATAIANINCIINPEYVVIGGEGFEFNNLELIESNCSRYIPENIRPEIIPVEDPLKDYIAGVMYITIEEMNSGIKLVTTKRL, from the coding sequence ATGAAGGAGATTTCAGGAAGACCTAATATTTTAAAAAGATTAAATAGCGATTTGATAAAAAATACCTTAAAAGAATTAGGTTCAGCCACTAAAGCAGAATTAGCTAAAGAAACTGGTATAAGTCTCACAACGGTTGGGCTTATACTAAGCTCACTTGTAGCTGAAGGTGAAGTTCTAAATCAAGGATATGATGAGTCAAGTGGGGGAAGAAGAGCTGAGAGGTATACCATAAATGTTAATCATTCTATTGTAGCTGCTCTTTGTGTGGAAGAAAAACATATCAATTTTGCAGTAGGGAACGCCACTGGAGACATATTTGAAGAGAGCAGGGTGGAGATTAAAGAACCTAAATATACTGAAGCTGTAGAAGCACTTATTGAGTCCTTGATTTCAAGATTCGATTCAATTAAATGTATTGGGATAGGGGTACCTTCAGCTGTATATAATGGAAAGCTATTTACTGGGATGAAACTCAAGGAATGGCATAGCTTTAATGTTAAAACTCATCTTGAAGATAAGTATAATCTGCCAATTATAATGGAAAATGACCTTAATGCAATTGCTACAGGCTTTGCTCATAATAGGCTTAAAGAAGCTGAAGTCACTACTTCATATGCTTTAAATATGGTTTATATAAATTTTACAACCTCTGGGATAGGGGCAGGTATTATTACAAACGGAATGCTTGTAAGAGGTTTTTCTCATTATGCTGGGGAAGTTTCTTTTCTTCAACTTGGTAATGGTAAAACCCTTTATGAAGTAGTTAAGGGAGAACATACAGATGAGGAATATGCAGATGCCATTGCTACGGCAATTGCTAATATAAATTGCATTATAAATCCTGAGTATGTTGTTATAGGAGGAGAAGGTTTTGAGTTCAATAACCTTGAATTAATTGAAAGCAATTGTTCTCGATATATACCGGAAAATATTAGACCAGAAATTATACCTGTAGAGGATCCTCTTAAGGATTATATTGCTGGAGTAATGTATATTACAATTGAAGAAATGAATTCTGGAATCAAATTAGTTACAACAAAAAGGTTATAA
- a CDS encoding sulfide/dihydroorotate dehydrogenase-like FAD/NAD-binding protein, producing MKGEKIDCIDSGSKFCPCHLAEANECLLCSQLHGECFCDCLNWKGVCIYQGWIANGSKPKEGRKTYSCKIEDWILLQKDLLLIKFKLPEDLALDLTTPGSFIFLRTDDNFYFDIPISIMECDTDANTASILIEIRGIKTKHLINTKSVENLVIRGPYWNGVFGLKNIKNTTNSKCLVLARGIGMAPMIPVIKALKNQGNELDILIDKAPFDDVYVNDILSNLGLSYSEMSLLDAGKLSDKCKAYIKDSIENNNIKLIHCGGADILTFKVMQYLDTIGEKSVKLSCCNNSKMCCGEGVCGSCTARFAGHRVKRLCKVQADPRDIFEGRRFI from the coding sequence ATGAAAGGTGAAAAAATTGATTGTATAGATAGTGGGAGTAAATTTTGTCCTTGCCATCTAGCGGAAGCAAATGAATGCTTATTATGTTCCCAATTACATGGAGAATGCTTTTGTGACTGTCTAAACTGGAAAGGAGTTTGTATTTATCAAGGATGGATAGCTAATGGCTCTAAACCAAAGGAAGGAAGAAAAACTTACTCATGTAAAATAGAAGACTGGATATTACTTCAAAAGGATCTATTACTTATTAAATTTAAATTACCTGAAGATCTTGCACTTGATTTAACAACACCAGGTAGTTTTATTTTTCTAAGAACTGATGATAATTTTTATTTTGATATACCAATTTCTATAATGGAATGTGATACTGATGCTAACACAGCAAGTATATTAATTGAGATAAGAGGTATCAAAACAAAACATCTTATAAATACAAAATCAGTTGAGAATCTTGTAATAAGGGGTCCCTATTGGAATGGAGTCTTTGGGCTAAAAAATATAAAGAACACTACAAATTCTAAATGTTTAGTTCTAGCCAGAGGTATTGGAATGGCTCCTATGATACCAGTAATAAAAGCTCTTAAAAATCAAGGAAATGAGCTTGATATTCTTATTGATAAAGCTCCTTTTGATGATGTATATGTTAATGATATATTATCTAATCTTGGATTATCTTATAGCGAAATGTCTTTACTTGATGCTGGAAAGCTTTCTGATAAATGTAAAGCCTATATAAAAGATTCCATTGAAAATAATAATATCAAATTAATACATTGCGGAGGTGCAGATATATTAACCTTTAAAGTAATGCAATATTTAGATACTATCGGTGAGAAAAGTGTTAAATTATCCTGTTGTAATAATTCTAAAATGTGTTGCGGAGAAGGAGTATGTGGAAGTTGCACTGCAAGATTTGCTGGTCACAGAGTAAAAAGACTATGTAAAGTTCAAGCAGATCCAAGAGATATTTTTGAAGGGAGAAGATTTATATGA
- a CDS encoding SAVED domain-containing protein, which translates to MKYRWLHLSDLHSYCNGIKTKIMRDALINEVEELNNEEKFDFIIITGDISDKDYGYDLAEEFILNLIYRLDIAKEKVFIVPGNHDLSRSVPDNREEIVKELWESGILDEESESNNINLLIDAQNNFFKTYKNILGRDYPKENLHFVEKVIKGVNIIHLNTSWMCYDSNVEDGRIHVGLNSVYKCLETINNEDLNIVIGHHRLDDLNPQERNNLKSIFRDNRIDMYLGGHCHQAIIEHDRIADMELCFCKQARAEFDDYPAGFILGNIDVDNNQSYYMFYNWSTSFAKWMYDYSVEAAKHGKYYLRGEKYNKEKSKKIDTIIDFKLMGIPLDYEEIKRRYNLKNTSNYKFGHKNIYPKSDNDWNKYLKDLVIFYDSIIAEITNDNVHIFPIAHIPLLISLGYLMQNDSPNIKIYQYSENEGNWVFDEKDDNISVKENFINSNNDTLAVALEVSSEVKQEDITQVIKKKYDLLSYKINNPRLGYLNYRNDVLRIKNIIKNKLDSIYNKYEEIHLFVAAPAGMCIEIGRIIRESMYPDTYTYNYNRDDKIHYTQVCNLKKLRNN; encoded by the coding sequence ATGAAATATAGATGGTTACACTTATCAGATTTACACTCATATTGTAATGGGATAAAAACGAAGATAATGAGAGATGCTCTTATTAATGAAGTAGAAGAATTAAATAATGAAGAAAAGTTTGACTTTATTATTATAACTGGAGATATAAGTGATAAAGATTATGGATATGATTTAGCAGAAGAATTTATATTAAATCTAATTTATAGACTTGATATAGCTAAAGAAAAAGTATTTATAGTACCTGGTAACCATGATTTAAGTAGAAGTGTTCCAGATAATAGGGAAGAGATTGTAAAAGAATTATGGGAAAGTGGTATATTAGATGAAGAAAGTGAGAGTAATAATATAAATTTATTGATAGATGCTCAAAATAATTTTTTTAAGACATACAAAAATATTTTAGGTAGAGATTATCCAAAAGAAAATTTACATTTTGTTGAGAAAGTAATTAAAGGAGTAAATATTATTCACTTAAATACGTCATGGATGTGCTATGATTCAAACGTAGAGGATGGTAGAATTCATGTTGGTCTAAATAGTGTATATAAGTGCTTAGAAACAATAAATAATGAAGATCTTAATATTGTAATAGGACATCATAGATTAGACGATTTAAATCCACAAGAAAGAAATAACCTTAAATCTATATTTAGAGATAATAGGATTGATATGTATTTAGGAGGGCATTGCCATCAAGCTATTATAGAGCATGATAGAATTGCGGATATGGAATTATGCTTTTGTAAACAAGCAAGAGCAGAGTTTGATGATTATCCGGCAGGTTTTATTTTAGGTAACATTGATGTTGATAATAATCAAAGTTATTATATGTTTTATAATTGGAGCACATCATTTGCAAAATGGATGTATGATTATTCAGTAGAGGCAGCCAAGCATGGTAAATATTATTTAAGAGGAGAGAAGTATAATAAGGAAAAATCAAAAAAGATAGATACAATTATTGATTTTAAGTTGATGGGTATCCCTTTAGATTATGAAGAAATAAAAAGGAGATATAATCTTAAAAATACATCTAATTATAAATTTGGACATAAAAATATTTATCCGAAATCAGACAATGATTGGAATAAATATTTAAAAGATTTAGTGATTTTTTATGATTCTATAATAGCTGAAATAACAAATGATAATGTTCATATATTTCCTATAGCACACATACCATTACTAATTTCATTAGGCTATTTAATGCAAAACGATTCACCCAATATAAAGATATATCAATATAGTGAAAATGAAGGGAATTGGGTATTTGATGAAAAAGATGATAATATATCAGTAAAAGAGAATTTCATTAATAGTAATAATGATACTCTGGCGGTAGCATTAGAAGTAAGCTCAGAAGTAAAACAGGAAGATATTACTCAAGTTATAAAGAAAAAATATGATTTATTATCATATAAAATTAATAATCCGAGGTTAGGATACTTGAATTACAGAAATGATGTATTAAGGATAAAAAATATTATTAAAAATAAATTAGATAGTATATATAACAAATATGAAGAGATTCATTTATTTGTTGCGGCACCTGCAGGAATGTGCATAGAGATTGGAAGAATAATAAGGGAGAGTATGTATCCTGATACATATACTTATAATTATAATAGAGATGATAAAATACATTATACACAGGTTTGTAATTTAAAAAAGTTACGAAATAACTAA
- a CDS encoding sugar efflux transporter yields MFGIEGYALLTICMLLMGIGVSVTMPYLSLYCTEELGMSAGSFGVFMAFSSISGVIVNSLIAKRSDSGMDRKRVIILAMISSAMGYTSFILFHNFFILIITVTLFNGLGAASMPQIFAYAQESANESKSDNKTFAMSALRSLFSLGFLIGPLVGALIFNGIGYKGLFLGTVSVFIIIAVIVLLFLQKRKVVQNNISKEESAESSLLKNRKIMMPFIALTILFGLNAINGINTPLFIVNSLHGSIENVGLVASISAGLEIPIMLALGAIAKKISNHKLMIYSCFVSLAYYGVLSISTQPWQIIAAQILQATTVAVVFGNGLGYFAELLPHSPGLSATMYSNGSTIGRLIGTLGGGMVAQFAGYRNVNLVCLGVVVISLIILLRTEVNVKVETTVGQDI; encoded by the coding sequence ATGTTTGGCATCGAAGGATATGCTTTACTCACGATTTGTATGTTACTGATGGGTATAGGAGTCTCTGTTACAATGCCATATTTGTCATTATATTGTACAGAAGAGCTTGGAATGAGTGCAGGATCATTTGGTGTTTTTATGGCGTTTAGTTCAATAAGTGGAGTTATTGTGAATTCTCTTATTGCTAAACGTTCAGACAGTGGAATGGATCGTAAAAGAGTCATTATTTTGGCTATGATTTCATCAGCTATGGGATATACATCATTTATATTGTTTCATAATTTCTTTATACTAATCATAACTGTAACTCTATTTAATGGATTAGGGGCAGCCTCAATGCCTCAAATCTTCGCTTACGCACAGGAATCTGCCAATGAAAGCAAGTCTGATAATAAGACTTTTGCTATGTCTGCATTACGCTCTCTTTTTTCTCTTGGATTTTTAATAGGGCCATTAGTAGGGGCATTGATTTTTAATGGTATTGGCTATAAAGGACTATTTTTAGGAACAGTTTCCGTATTTATAATTATTGCAGTTATTGTATTACTGTTTCTGCAAAAGCGAAAGGTTGTTCAAAATAACATTAGTAAGGAAGAAAGTGCAGAATCTTCCTTGTTAAAAAACAGGAAGATAATGATGCCTTTTATTGCACTTACCATTTTATTTGGATTGAATGCTATTAATGGAATCAATACACCTCTCTTTATTGTAAATAGTCTTCATGGTTCTATTGAAAACGTTGGACTGGTAGCTAGTATTTCTGCAGGCTTGGAAATACCAATAATGCTTGCATTAGGAGCTATAGCAAAGAAAATATCAAACCATAAACTTATGATTTACAGCTGTTTTGTCTCATTAGCCTATTATGGTGTATTAAGTATATCTACACAACCTTGGCAGATTATCGCAGCACAGATACTTCAGGCAACAACTGTAGCTGTAGTATTTGGAAATGGATTAGGCTATTTTGCTGAATTATTGCCTCATTCACCGGGATTATCAGCAACAATGTATTCAAACGGTTCTACTATCGGAAGACTTATAGGAACTCTTGGTGGAGGTATGGTTGCACAATTTGCAGGATATCGTAATGTTAATTTGGTGTGCTTGGGAGTTGTGGTTATCTCACTAATTATCCTTTTGAGAACAGAAGTGAATGTTAAGGTGGAAACAACTGTAGGACAAGATATATAA
- a CDS encoding DUF961 family protein, whose translation MVVILPVEACEKHFEVEIRIKLINPTITAEGYKIGKRRFTNYILHADDMIEA comes from the coding sequence ATTGTTGTGATTCTTCCAGTTGAAGCATGCGAAAAGCATTTTGAAGTTGAAATAAGGATAAAACTAATTAATCCAACAATTACTGCAGAAGGCTATAAAATTGGTAAGCGTAGGTTTACAAATTATATTCTTCATGCAGATGACATGATAGAAGCATAA
- a CDS encoding NADH peroxidase, with protein sequence MKRFICTVCGYVHEGDTPPEVCPICKAGSDKFKEMTDELNFADEHRIGVAEGCDDELLEGLRANFMGECTEVGMYLAMSRQADREGYPEVAEAYKRIAWEEAEHASKFAELLGEVVVADTKSNLSARVEAEYGACEGKKKLATIAKQNNLDAIHDTVHEMCKDEARHGRAFKGLLDRYFNK encoded by the coding sequence ATGAAAAGATTTATTTGTACTGTATGTGGTTATGTCCATGAAGGGGATACACCACCGGAAGTTTGTCCTATTTGTAAAGCCGGTTCTGACAAATTTAAAGAAATGACCGATGAATTAAACTTTGCAGATGAACATAGAATTGGTGTTGCAGAGGGTTGTGATGATGAATTGCTAGAAGGATTAAGAGCTAATTTCATGGGTGAATGCACTGAGGTCGGAATGTATTTGGCTATGTCTCGTCAAGCTGATCGTGAAGGCTATCCTGAAGTGGCTGAAGCTTATAAGAGAATTGCATGGGAAGAGGCAGAGCATGCTTCTAAATTTGCTGAACTTTTAGGTGAAGTTGTGGTGGCAGATACTAAATCTAACTTATCAGCCAGAGTTGAAGCTGAATATGGTGCTTGCGAAGGTAAAAAGAAGCTAGCCACAATAGCTAAACAAAATAATCTAGATGCCATTCATGATACAGTTCATGAAATGTGTAAAGATGAAGCAAGACATGGAAGAGCCTTTAAAGGCTTACTTGATAGATACTTCAATAAATAA
- a CDS encoding ThiF family adenylyltransferase, translating into MAENQIIKEILSTYDEIEILCEEDDIIFFKLKGKEYGIWYLKEEKRTSKPFILVKNDGQYDYPHIMQFEIPIGKDKQKYRLVCLHESGDIINYLMSYEEKIIDIIDSLIHLLSLSPLEIEEEFQKEFLYYWNEQVSYDIPLRLYVAPDRVFQSMNVYQNKDKMFRAVTNGIKLNDKDAWSFVHNICAFYIPITDNRRILPPAKDKHWKIDDILKIVKGRDVARISHETYESIKKVKVKSNRAFLIFEMMVLNNRINFCCLVYFKSLKTETLMCKLANEIGKIELVQTKRCDYLFLNEQIGNDTSIVYKKVAIVGVGSLGSYLATELAKLGIRNLTLYDEDTLEEANIMRHRARLSWSNISKVAAMKYDLELMHPEIIVNEKNEYLTQEILKKDMHAFDMIIFTVGSSDVQLMANNDFKESNYDKPVIYSWLEAGGTNSHILKVDYSKKGCFECLYTNKEGDLVNNRANKLPEELVTQNTIRNGCGATRVAYGTEILLRTTSVILDTVKRIFRGEFEDNCLIDVEPTCVINQGNTFKEGKCQCCGDRDS; encoded by the coding sequence TTGGCAGAGAATCAAATTATTAAAGAGATATTATCTACATATGATGAAATAGAGATTTTATGCGAAGAAGATGATATTATATTTTTCAAACTCAAGGGTAAGGAATATGGAATTTGGTATTTAAAAGAAGAAAAAAGGACTAGTAAACCATTTATTTTAGTAAAGAATGATGGTCAATATGATTATCCGCATATAATGCAATTTGAAATTCCAATAGGTAAAGATAAGCAGAAATATCGTTTAGTATGTCTTCATGAATCAGGAGATATAATTAATTACTTAATGTCATACGAAGAAAAAATAATTGATATCATAGACAGTCTTATTCATCTATTATCTTTATCACCATTGGAAATAGAGGAAGAGTTTCAAAAAGAATTTTTATACTATTGGAATGAACAAGTAAGTTATGATATCCCTTTGAGATTATATGTTGCTCCTGATAGAGTGTTTCAAAGTATGAATGTTTACCAAAATAAAGATAAGATGTTTAGAGCCGTAACAAATGGAATTAAACTGAATGACAAAGATGCATGGAGCTTTGTACATAATATATGTGCATTCTATATTCCAATTACTGATAATAGAAGGATATTGCCACCAGCAAAAGATAAGCATTGGAAAATTGATGATATTTTGAAAATTGTTAAAGGAAGAGATGTAGCACGAATAAGCCATGAGACATATGAATCTATAAAAAAAGTAAAAGTTAAATCTAATAGAGCATTTCTTATATTTGAAATGATGGTTTTAAATAATAGAATTAACTTTTGTTGCTTGGTATATTTTAAAAGTTTAAAAACAGAAACACTTATGTGTAAATTAGCAAATGAAATTGGAAAAATTGAACTAGTGCAAACAAAACGTTGCGATTACTTATTTTTAAATGAACAAATCGGAAATGATACATCAATAGTTTATAAAAAGGTTGCAATAGTTGGTGTTGGATCGTTGGGAAGCTACTTAGCAACAGAATTGGCGAAATTAGGAATCAGGAATTTAACCTTATATGATGAAGACACATTAGAAGAAGCAAATATAATGCGTCATAGAGCAAGGCTTTCATGGAGTAATATCAGTAAAGTGGCAGCTATGAAATATGATTTGGAATTAATGCATCCAGAAATTATTGTAAATGAAAAAAATGAATACCTCACTCAAGAAATTCTAAAAAAAGATATGCATGCTTTTGATATGATAATTTTTACGGTAGGCAGCAGCGATGTACAACTTATGGCTAATAATGATTTTAAAGAGTCTAACTATGATAAACCAGTAATTTATTCTTGGCTTGAAGCAGGAGGAACAAATAGCCACATTTTGAAAGTTGACTACTCAAAGAAAGGATGTTTTGAATGTTTATATACCAATAAAGAAGGAGATTTAGTAAATAATAGGGCAAATAAATTACCTGAAGAATTAGTAACACAAAACACTATTAGAAATGGCTGCGGAGCTACAAGAGTTGCTTATGGTACTGAAATTCTATTAAGAACGACGAGTGTTATATTAGATACGGTTAAGAGAATCTTTAGAGGTGAATTTGAAGATAATTGTTTAATAGATGTAGAACCTACTTGTGTAATCAATCAAGGAAATACTTTTAAAGAAGGGAAGTGTCAATGTTGTGGCGATAGAGATAGCTAA
- a CDS encoding cyclic GMP-AMP synthase DncV-like nucleotidyltransferase, with protein sequence MKLKKQFEDFYKEITIDTEVEELIEKRETLENNFRNNFPSECEKHDIEVKKSDIEIFDQGSYKLHTTIKNNHGGSIDRDVAVMFPLDIVQNSDPRKIKGYGRDAINLWNRSVTIKEPCLNVSYVENGTEWMHIDLPLYAKHNGNIYIARGKEFATEGNYSWELADPKGLNDYLMDRINGNNQLRRIIRYIKKWKLEKYYNSTLDHEVPPSIGLTLLACDCFTASTSSEGDDDLSSLQKTIQSIINEFSLTYEKGVLVKADISRSLPVTPWTDVFEKMKDSSDTYGVKFYNRLNTALQNLTDACNEESEHDAAVSVQKVFGDEFKVPAKQVNISTSLNASSKKEHNFGRESNY encoded by the coding sequence ATGAAATTAAAAAAGCAGTTTGAAGATTTCTACAAAGAAATCACAATCGACACAGAGGTTGAAGAACTTATAGAAAAAAGAGAAACTTTGGAGAATAATTTTAGGAATAATTTTCCATCTGAATGCGAGAAACATGATATTGAAGTAAAAAAGAGTGATATTGAAATATTTGATCAGGGAAGTTATAAGTTGCATACTACAATTAAAAATAATCATGGTGGAAGTATTGATAGAGATGTTGCAGTTATGTTTCCACTTGATATTGTTCAAAATAGCGATCCAAGAAAAATTAAAGGATATGGTAGGGATGCAATAAATTTATGGAATAGATCTGTTACTATTAAAGAACCATGTTTAAATGTATCTTATGTTGAAAATGGAACTGAATGGATGCATATAGATCTACCATTATATGCAAAGCATAATGGAAATATATATATCGCCAGAGGTAAGGAATTTGCAACTGAAGGTAATTATTCGTGGGAACTGGCAGATCCTAAAGGATTAAACGACTATCTTATGGATAGGATTAATGGTAATAATCAACTAAGAAGAATTATTCGATATATTAAGAAGTGGAAATTAGAGAAATATTATAATTCAACATTGGATCACGAAGTGCCACCAAGTATAGGACTAACTCTTCTTGCATGTGATTGCTTTACTGCAAGTACAAGTTCCGAAGGAGATGATGATTTATCATCCTTACAAAAAACAATTCAAAGCATTATTAATGAATTTTCTTTAACATATGAAAAAGGAGTACTTGTAAAAGCTGATATTTCAAGATCTTTACCTGTAACGCCATGGACAGATGTTTTTGAGAAGATGAAAGACAGTAGTGATACATATGGAGTTAAATTTTATAATAGATTAAATACGGCATTACAAAATTTAACTGATGCATGTAATGAAGAATCTGAACATGATGCAGCTGTAAGTGTTCAAAAAGTTTTTGGTGATGAATTTAAAGTGCCTGCAAAGCAAGTAAATATATCAACTTCATTAAATGCATCTAGTAAAAAGGAGCATAATTTTGGCAGAGAATCAAATTATTAA
- a CDS encoding DUF1540 domain-containing protein: MQKINCSVTSCSHNKTGVCYSNRVDIGGVTASTESGTVCGSFLNRYEYSDLTNNTNASGPCDALTCNVVSCDHNENKLCNLDSIKVEGSEAHIYTETECSSFDRA; the protein is encoded by the coding sequence GTGCAAAAAATAAATTGTAGCGTTACAAGTTGTTCACATAATAAAACTGGCGTTTGTTATTCAAACAGAGTTGATATTGGAGGTGTTACTGCATCCACTGAGAGTGGTACTGTATGCGGTTCATTCTTAAATAGATATGAATATAGCGATTTAACTAATAATACTAATGCTTCAGGACCATGTGATGCTCTTACTTGCAATGTTGTAAGTTGTGATCATAATGAAAATAAACTTTGTAATTTAGACTCAATAAAAGTAGAAGGATCTGAGGCTCATATATATACTGAAACTGAGTGTTCTAGTTTTGACAGAGCGTGA
- a CDS encoding Mov34/MPN/PAD-1 family protein, which translates to MAIEIANRCIKMKLPNGKVVDILPEVFQEISKWTQNDDYAPEGGGFILGYKHEMTGNISLEYVTYPHPLDICSRVHFKIRDPIHKLLLFKARVRKSFYMGVWHTHPQTIPDPSIVDWDDWNDTLIKDRTASKYIFFLIAGTKCIRVWVGDFETKHIVEIFECEKDGNLYKKI; encoded by the coding sequence GTGGCGATAGAGATAGCTAATAGATGTATAAAAATGAAACTTCCTAACGGAAAAGTAGTAGATATATTACCAGAAGTATTTCAGGAAATAAGCAAATGGACTCAAAATGATGATTATGCACCTGAAGGTGGAGGTTTTATATTAGGATACAAGCATGAAATGACTGGGAATATTTCCTTGGAGTATGTAACATATCCTCACCCATTAGATATTTGTAGCAGAGTTCATTTTAAAATAAGAGATCCTATCCATAAGCTATTGCTATTTAAGGCACGAGTCAGAAAAAGCTTTTATATGGGAGTGTGGCATACTCACCCACAAACTATTCCTGATCCATCGATAGTAGATTGGGATGATTGGAATGACACATTGATAAAAGATAGAACTGCTAGTAAATATATATTTTTCCTTATAGCTGGTACAAAATGCATTAGAGTATGGGTTGGTGATTTTGAGACAAAACACATAGTCGAAATATTTGAATGTGAAAAAGATGGTAATTTATATAAAAAAATCTAA